A part of Vulcanisaeta moutnovskia 768-28 genomic DNA contains:
- a CDS encoding DEAD/DEAH box helicase gives MIRNDRLVVAKYMLEDEFIGELGSDRARIILYVHEDKPSEPSYGPSIDSLDLPRELTNRLKGIGIDRLYDFQWQAYQAIINGDNTVIMAGTGVGKTEAFLLPLISMMSREDIKVIIMYPTKALARDQLLRMQRYLSAIDISVMPYDGDTPSNARSRIYSSPPSILITNPDMVSEALSHVSKFRELLHEYKVVVLDDFHVYNGVFGAHVHYVLKRMRRFMRNWQFVVSTATVGNPLDFARELLDVGNATLIRGPEGRRGLVRHVLISPITRSRLAEAAELARTCIKRDMKCLVFADSHRFVELIKRFVDKAGFGDRVRVHRAGLAIEERHEVEDGFKEGRYLVLLSTPTLEMGIDVGDADVAVMATIPPSYSKYLQRSGRVGRRGQRAYVVQVLGDDPMSTYYSSNPREFYTRRPEDLYVEWRNDEIARRHCLLMVYERPVRSGSVDIYCEEILKSLVNDGLVEVRGNYYVVSGRGRDAVKAIHGIRGIGDVIRIVEGKKVVGHRELPMALRELHDGAIYLHGGRVYEVYRLDLRNRVAQVRKLPSDYDLYTTALYNSEPKIDDIIEDGLINSVPYQYVNLTIREIVHGYLVKRFGSGEVVEKREFSEPFTYEFRTKGVVIYAPFITFSPFENVDIVERGKAYHAAEHIIIMVGENVIGAGPTDLGGISYPTGHIIIYDSYPGGSGTAKMLTRRINEVLKISLGVLTHCTCTDGCPKCVYSPYCGNDNHYLSRKNAIKVIDSIIKGASSRITELPTESSYD, from the coding sequence ATGATCAGGAACGACAGACTTGTGGTTGCCAAGTACATGCTTGAGGATGAATTCATAGGCGAACTAGGTAGTGACAGGGCTAGGATTATTCTATATGTACATGAGGACAAGCCCTCAGAGCCTAGTTATGGACCCTCCATAGATTCCCTGGACTTACCGAGGGAATTAACAAATAGATTAAAGGGTATTGGTATTGATAGGCTCTATGATTTTCAGTGGCAGGCTTATCAGGCTATTATTAATGGTGATAATACGGTGATAATGGCTGGAACGGGTGTTGGTAAGACAGAGGCGTTTTTACTGCCGTTAATATCAATGATGAGTAGGGAAGATATCAAGGTAATAATAATGTACCCGACAAAGGCCCTTGCCAGGGATCAATTACTAAGGATGCAGCGATATCTCTCTGCGATTGATATATCAGTAATGCCGTACGATGGCGATACACCCAGTAATGCTAGGTCTAGGATTTACTCCTCACCGCCAAGCATTCTCATTACGAACCCAGACATGGTTAGCGAGGCGCTATCTCACGTTAGTAAATTTAGGGAGCTCCTTCATGAGTATAAGGTAGTAGTGCTGGATGACTTCCATGTTTATAATGGCGTTTTTGGAGCACATGTTCATTACGTACTTAAAAGAATGAGGAGGTTCATGAGGAATTGGCAGTTCGTAGTTTCCACAGCAACCGTGGGTAATCCACTGGACTTCGCCAGGGAATTGCTTGATGTTGGTAATGCTACATTGATAAGAGGACCTGAGGGTAGGAGAGGTTTAGTTAGGCATGTCCTAATAAGCCCAATAACTAGGAGTAGGCTTGCCGAGGCAGCAGAGTTGGCTAGGACATGTATAAAGAGGGATATGAAGTGCCTCGTCTTTGCTGATAGTCATAGGTTCGTTGAGTTAATTAAGAGGTTTGTTGATAAGGCTGGGTTTGGTGATAGGGTTAGGGTTCATAGGGCTGGGCTCGCTATTGAGGAGAGGCATGAGGTCGAGGACGGCTTTAAGGAGGGCAGGTACCTAGTATTACTATCCACGCCAACCCTGGAAATGGGTATTGATGTTGGTGACGCTGATGTTGCGGTTATGGCAACAATACCACCCAGCTACTCGAAGTACCTGCAGAGGAGCGGTAGGGTTGGTAGAAGAGGTCAGAGGGCTTATGTGGTTCAGGTTCTTGGTGATGATCCAATGAGTACTTACTATAGTTCAAACCCACGTGAATTCTACACGAGGAGACCTGAGGATTTATATGTTGAGTGGAGAAATGATGAGATTGCAAGAAGGCACTGCCTATTAATGGTTTATGAAAGACCCGTGAGAAGCGGCTCTGTGGATATTTACTGTGAAGAAATCCTTAAGTCATTAGTTAATGATGGCCTAGTCGAGGTTAGGGGTAATTACTACGTCGTGAGTGGTAGAGGTCGTGATGCCGTTAAGGCAATACACGGTATTAGAGGTATTGGTGATGTGATTAGGATTGTTGAGGGCAAGAAAGTCGTGGGTCATAGGGAGTTGCCCATGGCATTGAGGGAGCTTCATGACGGCGCCATCTATCTCCATGGCGGTAGGGTTTATGAGGTTTATAGACTTGATTTAAGAAATAGGGTTGCCCAGGTGAGGAAGTTACCAAGTGATTATGATCTCTATACCACAGCTCTCTATAATTCAGAGCCCAAGATTGATGATATTATTGAGGATGGTTTAATAAATTCTGTGCCTTATCAATACGTTAATTTAACGATTAGGGAAATCGTTCATGGGTACTTGGTTAAGAGGTTTGGCAGTGGTGAGGTTGTGGAGAAGAGGGAATTTAGTGAACCGTTCACGTATGAGTTCAGGACAAAGGGTGTAGTCATTTATGCCCCATTCATAACCTTCAGTCCATTTGAGAATGTGGATATTGTTGAGAGGGGCAAGGCATATCACGCCGCTGAGCACATAATCATTATGGTTGGTGAGAACGTAATTGGTGCGGGACCTACGGACTTAGGCGGTATTTCATATCCAACAGGGCATATAATAATCTATGACTCATACCCCGGTGGATCTGGCACTGCTAAGATGCTCACTAGGAGGATCAATGAAGTACTCAAGATATCACTTGGTGTATTAACTCATTGTACATGCACTGATGGTTGCCCTAAGTGTGTTTATTCGCCGTATTGTGGTAATGATAATCATTACTTATCCAGGAAAAACGCAATAAAGGTTATTGATTCAATAATTAAAGGTGCGTCGTCGAGGATCACGGAATTACCTACCGAGAGCTCCTATGATTAG